One region of Oncorhynchus mykiss isolate Arlee chromosome 8, USDA_OmykA_1.1, whole genome shotgun sequence genomic DNA includes:
- the LOC110530688 gene encoding elongation factor 2, producing MVNFTVDQIRAIMDKKSNIRNMSVIAHVDHGKSTLTDSLVSKAGIIAGSRAGETRFTDTRKDEQERCITIKSTAISMYYELGENDMAFIKQSKDGLGFLINLIDSPGHVDFSSEVTAALRVTDGALVVVDCVSGVCVQTETVLRQAIAERIKPVLMMNKMDRALLELQLEPEDLFQTFQRIVENVNVIIATYGEDEAGPMGAIMIDPVIGTVGFGSGLHGWAFTLKQFAEMYVTKFSAGKDTQLGSAERCKKVEDMMKKLWGERFFDPATGKFSKSNLGPDGKKLPRTFSQLVLDPIFKVFDAIMNFKKDETAKLIEKLDIKLDSEDKEKEGKPLLKAVMRRWLPAGEALLQMITIHLPSPVTAQKYRCELLYEGPGDDEAAMGIKNCDPKAPLMMYISKMVPTTDKGRFYAFGRVFSGCVSTGLKVRIMGPNFTPGKKEDLYVKPIQRTILMMGRYVEPIEDVPCGNIVGLVGVDQYLIKTGTITTFEQAHNMRVMKFSVSPVVRVAVEAKNPADLPKLVEGLKRLAKSDPMVQCIIEESGEHIIAGAGELHLEICLKDLEEDHAGIPLKKSDPVVSYRETVSEESEVMCLSKSPNKHNRLYMRAKPFPDGLAEDIEKGDVSPRQELKIRARFLADKYEWDVSEARKIWCFGPDGTGPNLLMDVTKGVQYLNEIKDSVVAGFQWAVKEGVLCEENMRAVRFDIHDVTLHTDAIHRGGGQIIPTARRVLYACQLTAQPRLMEPVYLVEIQCPEQVVGGIYGVLNRKRGHVFEESQVMGTPMFIVKAYLPVNESFGFTADLRSNTGGQAFPQCVFDHWQILQGDPQDPTTKTAVVVAETRKRKGLKEGIPALDNYLDKL from the exons ATG GTGAACTTTACAGTGGACCAGATCCGTGCCATCATGGACAAGAAATCCAACATCCGTAACATGTCTGTGATCGCTCACGTGGACCACGGCAAGTCCACGCTGACCGACTCCCTGGTGTCTAAAGCCGGGATCATCGCGGGGTCCCGAGCCGGAGAGACACGCTTCACAGACACTCGCAAAGACGAGCAGGAGCGCTGTATTACCATCAAGTCCAC GGCCATCTCGATGTACTACGAGCTGGGGGAAAACGACATGGCTTTCATCAAGCAGTCCAAGGATGGGCTTGGCTTCCTCATCAACCTGATTGACTCACCGGGCCATGTGGACTTCTCCTCTGAGGTCACAGCTGCCCTTAGGGTCACCGACGGCGCACTGGTGGTGGTCGACTGCGTCTCAG gtgtgtgtgtgcagacagaGACTGTGTTGAGGCAGGCCATTGCTGAGCGCATCAAGCCAGTGCTGATGATGAACAAGATGGACCGGGCCCTGCTGGAGCTGCAGCTGGAGCCTGAGGACCTGTTCCAGACCTTCCAGCGCATCGTGGAGAACGTCAACGTAATCATCGCCACCTACGGAGAGGATGAAGCGGGACCAATGGGTGCCATCATG ATTGACCCTGTGATTGGTACCGTGGGGTTTGGGTCCGGCCTCCACGGCTGGGCCTTCACTCTAAAGCAGTTTGCTGAGATGTACGTAACAAAGTTTTCTGCTGGCAAAGACACCCAGCTGGGATCAGCGGAGAGGTGTAAGAAGGTGGAGGACATGATGAAGAAGCTGTGGGGAGAGAG GTTTTTTGACCCAGCCACTGGGAAGTTCAGTAAGTCTAACCTTGGTCCTGATGGTAAGAAGCTGCCCCGTACCTTCTCTCAGCTGGTCCTGGACCCCATCTTCAAG gtaTTTGATGCCATCATGAACTTCAAGAAGGATGAGACAGCCAAGCTGATAGAGAAGCTGGACATCAAGCTGGACTCTGAGGACAAGGAGAAGGAGGGCAAGCCCCTGTTGAAGGCGGTGATGCGTCGCTGGCTCCCGGCCGGAGAAGCCCTGCTCCAGATGATCACCATCCACCTGCCCTCCCCTGTCACCGCCCAGAAGTACCGCTGTGAGCTGCTCTACGAGGGACCAGGAGACGACGAGGCCGCCATGG GTATCAAGAACTGCGACCCCAAGGCTCCCCTGATGATGTACATATCTAAGATGGTGCCCACCACAGATAAGGGTCGCTTCTATGCCTTTGGCCGTGTGTTCTCTGGCTGTGTGTCCACCGGCTTGAAGGTGCGCATCATGGGACCAAACTTCACCCCGGGGAAGAAAGAAGATCTCTACGTCAAGCCCATCCAGAG GACCATTCTGATGATGGGGCGTTACGTGGAGCCCATTGAGGATGTACCATGTGGGAACATTGTTGGTCTGGTTGGAGTTGACCAGTATCTGATTAAGACTGGGACCATCACCACATTTGAACAG GCCCACAACATGCGTGTGATGAAGTTCAGTGTCAGCCCTGTGGTGAGGGTGGCTGTGGAGGCCAAGAACCCTGCTGACCTGCCCAAGCTGGTGGAGGGACTGAAGCGTCTGGCCAAGTCTGACCCCATGGTGCAGTGTATCATCGAGGAGTCTGGCGAGCACATCATCGCCGGGGCCGGAGAGCTTCATCTGGAGATCTGTCTCAAGGATCTGGAGGAGGACCACGCCGGCATTCCCCTGAag AAATCTGATCCAGTGGTGTCCTACAGGGAGACTGTGTCTGAGGAGTCTGAAGTGATGTGTCTGTCCAAGTCCCCTAACAAGCACAACCGTCTGTACATGCGGGCTAAACCCTTCCCCGACGGCCTGGCCGAGGACATCGAGAAGGGGGACGTCAGCCCTCGACAGGAGCTGAAAATCCGCGCCCGTTTCCTGGCTGACAAGTACGAGTGGGACGTGTCAGAGGCCCGTAAGATCTGGTGCTTCGGCCCCGACGGTACTGGACCCAACCTGCTGATGGACGTGACCAAGGGAGTCCAGTACCTGAACGAGATCAAGGACAGCGTTGTGGCTGGCTTCCAGTGGGCTGTCAAGGAG GGTGTGTTGTGCGAGGAAAACATGCGTGCAGTCCGCTTCGACATCCACGATGTGACCCTGCACACAGACGCAATTCACCGCGGTGGTGGACAGATCATCCCCACGGCCCGCAGAGTGCTGTATGCCTGCCAGCTCACCGCCCAGCCACGACTGATGGAGCCGGTCTACCTAGTGGAGATCCAG TGCCCAGAGCAGGTAGTGGGTGGGATCTACGGTGTGCTGAACAGGAAGCGAGGACATGTGTTCGAGGAGTCCCAGGTGATGGGCACACCCATGTTCATCGTCAAGGCCTACCTGCCTGTCAACGAGTCATTTG GGTTCACCGCTGACCTGCGCTCCAACACGGGCGGCCAGGCCTTCCCCCAGTGTGTGTTTGACCACTGGCAGATCCTCCAGGGAGATCCCCAGGACCCCACCACCAAGACTGCCGTTGTGGTGGCCGAGACCAGGAAACGCAAGGGGCTGAAAGAGGGCATCCCGGCCTTAGACAACTACCTGGACAAATTGTAA
- the LOC110530689 gene encoding BTB/POZ domain-containing protein 2, whose amino-acid sequence MAAGDYSGRPPSLHFSCPGPLGNGQPSNSGYSMPTSNGGSTGATGGVQGPARRPNPQSGPGGGESAGVAAGTQPTVQNSIQQASAQSAAARGASGATAASVPGTHSSLSSAPPAADVLVYREPVYNWQATKSTVKERFAFLFNNEVLSDVHFLVGKGMGVQRIPAHRFVLAVGSAVFDAMFNGGMATTSTEIDLPDVEPAAFLALLKFLYSDEVQIGPETVMTTLYTAKKYAVPALEAHCVEFLKKNLRADNAFMLLTQARLFDEPQLASLCLENIDKNTGDALAAEGFTDIDLDTLVAVLERDTLGVREVRLFVAAVRWSEAEAHRQQLQPTPENKRRVLAKALALIRFPLMTIEEFAAGPAQSSILTDSEVVSLFLHFTVNPKPRVEFIDRPRCCLRGKECSITRFGQVESRWGYSGTSDRIRFSVNRRIFVVGFGLYGSIHGPTDYQVNIQIIHTDSNTVLGQNDTGFSCDGSSNTFRVMFKEPVEILPNVNYTACATLKGPDSHYGTKGMRKVTHESSSTGTKTCFTFCYAAGNNNGTSVEDGQIPEVIFYT is encoded by the exons ATGGCTGCTGGGGACTACAGCGGTAGGCCTCCCTCCCTACATTTCTCCTGCCCAGGGCCTTTGGGAAATGGCCAGCCCAGCAACAGTGGTTATTCAATGCCTACGTCCAACGGTGGGTCCACTGGTGCGACCGGAGGGGTTCAGGGGCCTGCAAGGCGCCCCAACCCGCAGTCGGGGCCTGGCGGAGGCGAAAGCGCCGGTGTTGCAGCTGGAACTCAACCGACTGTGCAGAACTCGATTCAGCAAGCGTCAGCTCAAAGCGCTGCGGCAAGGGGGGCCTCCGGAGCAACGGCTGCGAGTGTACCAGGAACCCATTCCTCACTGTCGTCAGCACCACCGGCCGCTGATGTTTTGGTTTACCGGGAGCCCGTGTACAACTGGCAGGCGACGAAAAGCACCGTAAAGGAACGGTTTGCTTTCCTGTTTAATAACGAGGTTTTGAGTGACGTTCATTTTCTGGTGGGGAAAGGTATGGGAGTGCAACGAATACCCGCACACAG ATTCGTTCTCGCTGTGGGCAGCGCAGTCTTCGATGCCATGTTCAACGGGGGTATGGCGACCACCTCAACGGAAATCGATTTGCCAGATGTCGAACCTGCAGCCTTTCTGGCATTACTGAA GTTCCTGTACTCTGATGAGGTCCAAATAGGGCCTGAGACGGTGATGACCACTCTGTACACAGCTAAGAAGTATGCAGTGCCAGCCTTGGAGGCCCACTGTGTGGAATTCCTCAAGAAGAACCTGCGGGCAGACAATGCCTTCATGCTGCTCACTCAG gctcGACTTTTCGATGAGCCCCAGCTTGCCAGCTTGTGTCTAGAGAACATCGACAAGAATACCGGAGATGCGCTCGCAGCTGAGGGTTTCACTGACATAGATCTGG ATACTTTAGTGGCTGTGCTGGAGCGGGACACTCTGGGGGTGAGGGAGGTGCGTTTATTTGTTGCGGCGGTACGCTGGTCAGAGGCAGAGGCCCACCGGCAGCAGCTACAGCCCACCCCAGAGAACAAACGCAGGGTCCTGGCCAAGGCCCTCGCCCTCATCCGCTTCCCACTCATGACTATCGAGGAGTTTGCCGCAG GACCGGCCCAGTCCAGTATCCTGACAGACAGTGAGGTGGTGAGTCTGTTCCTTCACTTCACTGTGAACCCAAAGCCCCGCGTAGAGTTCATCGACCGGCCTCGCTGCTGCCTACGGGGGAAGGAGTGCAGCATCACGCGCTTCGGACAGGTGGAGAGCCGCTGGGGCTACAGTGGGACCAGTGACCGTATACG gtttTCAGTGAACAGGAGGATCTTCGTGGTGGGCTTTGGCCTCTACGGCTCCATACACGGCCCCACAGACTACCAAGTCAACATCCAG aTCATTCACACAGATAGTAACACAGTGCTGGGTCAGAACGACACAGGCTTCAGCTGTGATGGCTCATCCAACACCTTCAGAGTCATGTTCAAGGAGCCGGTGGAGATCCTACCCAACGTCAACTACACAGCCTGCGCCACACTCAAG GGTCCTGACTCTCACTATGGGACCAAGGGAATGCGTAAGGTGACTCACGAGTCGTCCTCCACTGGCACCAAGACATGCTTCACCTTCTGCTACGCTGCGGGCAACAACAACGGCACCTCAGTAGAAGACGGACAGATTCCCGAAGTCATCTTCTACACCTAG